The sequence GCGCCCGGTCCTGTTCAGCGATCACCTCTTGCCGCGGGGAGACCTTCGGCAGACTCGCCGCGAGCGGCGCCACGACCAGGGCCAGGAGCGAGGCCAGCACGAGCAGGGCAGCTCGCCAACCCCAGCTTTCGCCGAGCAGGCTGGCGAGCGGCATGAAGAGGGTTGAGGCCAAGGCACCGATCAGGGTAATGATCAGAATCGCCTTGCGACTCCTGCCGGGGTCCGCACGGACGACCGTCGCGAAGGCGGGAGCGTACAGCGTCCCGGCCATGGCGAGGCCGATCAACGCCCAGCCGATGAAGTAGACGAGCAAGGTGGTCGACATACTCCACACGGCGACCCCGAGGCTGCCGGCGAGGGCTCCAACCGCCATCAGACCGCGCGACCCACGACGATCAATCCAAACCCCGACCAGCGGAGCCGCCATCCCCGCGACGAAAAGAGCTGACGAAAACCCTGCCGCGAGAGCGGCGGAGGACCAACCGAGTTCGCTCGCCATCGGGGGCAAGAAGACCGCGAAGGTGTAGTAGAGAACACCCCAGGCGATGACCTCGATCAGGCACAGCTTCCCGATCAGCGCCCGGTACCCGACATCGCCAGCCTTCAGCAGCATTTCCCTGCAGAATCCTTCTCCTCACCGGCCAGGTCCGTCGAGCAAACTCCCGTTTCGGGAAGAATCAACTCCACCCGGCCCGCCGCCTCGTCGTCTTGCGCCAGGTGCGCCACGATCGAGCGAACCTGTTCGTAGCCGGTGCGCAGCAGGAAGGTGGGGGCCCGACCGTAGCTCTTCATTCCTGCGATGAAAAACCCCTTCTCGGGATGCCCGAGTTCCTTGAAACCGTGCGGCCGGACGCTCCCGCAGCTATGAAAATTCGGATCGATCATCGGACCGAGATCCTTCGCCGCTTCCGTCGCTACATCGAGTTCTAGGCGAAGTTCGCGCAGCATCTCGTGATCCGGCCGAGATCCGGCGGCCACCACGATTTCGTCGACCACGACCTGCCCGGCGCCCTCGACGTCCACCACTTCCAGCCCCTCCTGGTGACGCCGCAGCCCACTGATCGAGAGCCCCGTGAGCAGCGTGACGGCGCCGCTCCGGACGGCTTCGGCTACGCGGGTTCCGAGTTCACCTCGCTGTTGAATCTCGTCGGCTTCGCCGCCGCCCCATAGTTTTCTCGGATCCCTCTTACGAACCGCCCAGGCCACCAAGGTGCCGGGCTCGTGCTGGGCAAGCTCCACCAGATCGAGCACGCTTCCGATCGCCGAGTGGCCCGACCCCACCACCAAAACCCGCTTGCCGGCATAACGCTCGCGTTCCCGATGGAGCACATCCGGCATCCCAT is a genomic window of Acidobacteriota bacterium containing:
- a CDS encoding MFS transporter; this translates as MLLKAGDVGYRALIGKLCLIEVIAWGVLYYTFAVFLPPMASELGWSSAALAAGFSSALFVAGMAAPLVGVWIDRRGSRGLMAVGALAGSLGVAVWSMSTTLLVYFIGWALIGLAMAGTLYAPAFATVVRADPGRSRKAILIITLIGALASTLFMPLASLLGESWGWRAALLVLASLLALVVAPLAASLPKVSPRQEVIAEQDRAPQVQERIPGFGTFALALMIADAVSVVVNVHLVVFIHERGESLQTAAGIAGLAGAAKIGGRLATAAGTGVPALVLLWATFPLTAVALLLPVIWPATWATVLMVLGFGATNGARTVLRPAVVVEWGGSGSFGKNNGLLQLFTTLAKAVGPVAFGLLLGAFGWLRAWPVLAAMLLVSGALLLALRRGSGDRLTVVEATPR
- a CDS encoding FAD-dependent oxidoreductase; this encodes MSNHTHLPVAVIGAGPIGLATAANLVERGMKPLILEAGPRVAASMWDWGHVRLFTPWSYLVDPPSRRLLEANTDWQPPDEDYVPYGKELVEQFFDPLATIDGIGDNIRLNHKVVSVAKVGHDRMKNGARDEAPFLIVADTPDGPRRFTAKTVIDTSGTWTTPNPLGAGGVPADGEAEFRSQIRYGMPDVLHRERERYAGKRVLVVGSGHSAIGSVLDLVELAQHEPGTLVAWAVRKRDPRKLWGGGEADEIQQRGELGTRVAEAVRSGAVTLLTGLSISGLRRHQEGLEVVDVEGAGQVVVDEIVVAAGSRPDHEMLRELRLELDVATEAAKDLGPMIDPNFHSCGSVRPHGFKELGHPEKGFFIAGMKSYGRAPTFLLRTGYEQVRSIVAHLAQDDEAAGRVELILPETGVCSTDLAGEEKDSAGKCC